The following coding sequences are from one Phycisphaeraceae bacterium window:
- the ptsP gene encoding phosphoenolpyruvate--protein phosphotransferase encodes MESIKGIAVSPGVIIGRVFILDDEHARIARRTVPPEATGREIQRLDAAMDRSVVELAQLKDQTRVELGEEAAKIFAFHLGMLCDPSLTTPMKAMIQTQRVTAEYAAWRTMADLAHRFESMPNVAFKTKVDDVRDLSSRVLRHLIGEHSSRLKDLDHRAVVVARDLTPSQAAMFDRSHVIGFATDFGGPTSHTAIFARALGIPAVVGCGTITDLASDGTPIVIDGDRGVVILDPTEEQIAEYTSTIEQQKLFRLTLADLSSLPSVTRDGVDIELLANIEFPEEVPIAVDCGATGVGLYRTEYLYLTSTREPTETDHYEAYAKAVSLLGGRTLTIRTVDLGADKYTQQRAQTPERNPFLGLRSIRYCLQSLPMFRTQLRAILRASAHGPIKIMFPLITTVGELRQAKFLLNDVMEDLDEEGIAYDRNVPVGMMVEVPAAALMADTFARESEFFSIGTNDLVQYTLAVDRTNERVAAMYNPAHPAVIQLIQMVVKAARSARGHAHQGSGPGIPVSCCGESAGDLGFAMLLIGLGLRTLSVTSSSIPPLKRLVRSVTVANCEEIAEKALSLDSDTAVAAFLRNQARKTLPEAFDGRSAEY; translated from the coding sequence ATGGAGTCGATCAAGGGCATCGCGGTTTCGCCCGGCGTGATTATCGGGCGGGTGTTCATCCTCGACGACGAGCACGCCCGGATTGCGCGCCGGACCGTCCCGCCGGAGGCGACAGGCCGGGAGATCCAGCGGCTCGACGCCGCGATGGACCGGTCGGTGGTCGAGCTGGCCCAGCTCAAGGACCAGACGCGGGTCGAACTCGGCGAGGAAGCGGCCAAGATCTTCGCGTTCCACCTCGGGATGCTCTGCGACCCATCGCTGACCACGCCGATGAAGGCGATGATCCAGACCCAGCGCGTCACCGCGGAATACGCGGCGTGGCGGACGATGGCGGATCTGGCCCACCGGTTCGAGTCGATGCCCAACGTGGCGTTCAAGACCAAGGTCGACGACGTGCGGGACCTCTCGTCCCGCGTGCTGCGGCACCTGATCGGCGAGCACTCGAGCCGCCTCAAGGACCTGGACCACCGGGCGGTGGTGGTGGCCCGCGACCTGACGCCGTCGCAGGCGGCGATGTTCGACCGCAGCCACGTGATCGGGTTCGCGACCGACTTCGGCGGGCCGACGTCGCACACCGCGATCTTCGCCCGGGCCCTGGGCATCCCCGCCGTGGTGGGGTGCGGCACCATCACGGACCTGGCCTCGGATGGCACCCCGATCGTCATCGACGGCGACCGGGGCGTGGTGATCCTCGACCCGACCGAGGAGCAGATCGCCGAGTACACCTCGACGATCGAGCAGCAGAAGCTCTTCCGGCTTACGCTGGCGGACCTGTCGTCGCTCCCTTCCGTCACCCGGGACGGGGTGGACATCGAGCTGCTGGCCAACATCGAGTTCCCCGAGGAGGTCCCGATCGCGGTCGATTGCGGCGCGACGGGCGTGGGGCTGTACCGCACGGAATACCTGTACCTGACGTCCACCCGCGAGCCCACGGAGACCGACCACTACGAGGCGTACGCCAAGGCGGTGTCGCTGCTCGGCGGACGGACGCTGACCATCCGAACCGTGGACCTGGGGGCGGACAAGTACACCCAGCAGCGGGCCCAGACCCCCGAGCGGAACCCCTTCCTGGGCCTGCGGTCGATCCGCTACTGCCTCCAGTCACTGCCCATGTTCCGCACGCAGCTGCGGGCGATTCTGCGGGCTTCGGCGCACGGGCCGATCAAGATCATGTTCCCGCTGATCACGACGGTGGGCGAGCTGCGGCAGGCCAAGTTCCTGCTCAACGACGTGATGGAGGACCTGGACGAGGAGGGCATCGCCTACGACCGCAACGTGCCGGTGGGGATGATGGTCGAGGTGCCCGCCGCGGCCCTGATGGCCGACACGTTCGCCCGCGAGTCGGAGTTCTTCTCGATCGGGACCAACGACCTGGTGCAGTACACCCTGGCGGTGGACCGGACCAACGAGCGAGTCGCCGCGATGTACAACCCGGCCCACCCGGCGGTGATCCAGTTGATCCAGATGGTGGTCAAGGCCGCCCGGAGCGCCCGCGGGCACGCCCACCAGGGGTCGGGCCCTGGGATCCCGGTCTCCTGCTGCGGTGAATCGGCCGGGGACCTGGGCTTTGCAATGTTGCTGATCGGGCTGGGTTTGCGTACGCTGTCGGTGACCAGTTCCAGCATCCCGCCCCTGAAGCGGCTGGTGCGGTCGGTCACGGTGGCGAACTGCGAGGAGATCGCCGAGAAGGCGTTGTCGCTCGATTCGGATACAGCGGTTGCCGCGTTCCTGCGGAACCAGGCACGAAAGACACTTCCCGAGGCGTTCGACGGGCGTTCCGCCGAGTACTAG
- the dxr gene encoding 1-deoxy-D-xylulose-5-phosphate reductoisomerase, protein MPSGDPNECRVILLGSTGSIGTQTLDVIEHLNRLHEQRLYPMRFRVVGLAAGRNGAALADQARRFDSAAIALADENADDCPPRAMRGGDSALRLVQSVECDVVLAAMVGAAGLPATLEAARLGRNIALANKETLVAAGELVVPAAVESGSRLLPVDSEHAALWQCLQGLSPDGGASACPPLAEPPAIARAVITASGGSFRTWTREETYHATVEQALKHPTWSMGPKVTIDSASLTNKALEVIEAHWLFNLPGEKIGVLVHPQSIVHAMVEHHDGSIIAQLAAPDMRNPIQYALTWPHRPPGVARRMDFRAFASLEFSEPDTDRFPALKLAYQVIERGGTTGATFNAANEAAVEAFLARRIPFGRIPELSGQALLDLGSSPVRDLADVQAADREARRYVASKLGA, encoded by the coding sequence ATGCCATCGGGTGACCCCAACGAGTGCCGCGTGATCCTGCTCGGATCGACGGGGTCGATCGGGACGCAGACGCTCGACGTGATCGAGCACCTCAATCGCCTGCACGAGCAGCGGCTGTATCCCATGCGCTTCCGCGTCGTCGGCCTCGCCGCCGGCCGCAACGGCGCGGCGCTGGCGGACCAGGCCAGGAGGTTCGATTCCGCCGCGATCGCCCTCGCCGACGAGAACGCGGACGACTGCCCGCCGCGGGCGATGCGCGGCGGCGACTCGGCCCTGCGCCTCGTGCAGAGCGTGGAGTGCGATGTCGTGCTCGCCGCGATGGTGGGCGCGGCGGGCCTCCCGGCCACGCTGGAGGCCGCGCGCCTGGGGCGGAACATCGCCCTGGCGAACAAGGAGACGCTGGTCGCCGCCGGGGAGCTCGTCGTGCCGGCCGCCGTGGAATCCGGCTCGCGGCTGCTGCCGGTGGATTCCGAGCACGCCGCGCTGTGGCAGTGCCTGCAGGGGCTCTCTCCGGACGGCGGGGCGTCGGCGTGCCCGCCGCTCGCCGAGCCCCCGGCCATCGCACGGGCCGTGATCACCGCCTCGGGCGGTTCATTCCGCACGTGGACTCGCGAGGAGACCTACCACGCGACCGTGGAGCAGGCCCTCAAGCACCCGACGTGGTCGATGGGGCCGAAGGTCACGATCGATTCGGCCTCGCTCACCAACAAAGCCCTGGAGGTGATCGAGGCCCACTGGCTCTTCAACCTCCCTGGGGAGAAGATCGGGGTCCTCGTCCACCCGCAGTCGATCGTCCACGCCATGGTCGAGCACCACGACGGCTCGATCATTGCCCAGCTCGCCGCACCGGACATGCGCAACCCGATCCAGTACGCCCTGACGTGGCCGCACCGCCCGCCCGGCGTCGCCCGCCGCATGGATTTCAGGGCGTTTGCCTCGCTGGAGTTCAGCGAGCCCGACACCGACCGCTTCCCCGCGCTGAAACTCGCCTACCAGGTCATCGAACGCGGCGGCACCACCGGCGCCACCTTCAACGCCGCCAACGAGGCGGCCGTCGAAGCGTTCCTCGCGCGGCGCATCCCCTTTGGCCGCATCCCCGAACTCTCCGGGCAGGCCCTGCTCGACCTCGGCTCCTCGCCCGTTCGCGACCTCGCCGACGTCCAGGCCGCGGACCGCGAGGCGCGGCGCTACGTCGCCTCGAAACTCGGGGCCTGA
- a CDS encoding STAS domain-containing protein, translated as MGDFLPQSVVEDALVFAEEDQGVMVASIGCQTVREWQAAMIRGRLEQVAGACAGRVALSLAGVTGVGSAFVRDLIRLTDHCSTLGGRLVLYSLSSEVQALFKTAGFDQKLHMAQTREEAISAVTSGARRRGFFGRLMGRHAA; from the coding sequence GTGGGTGACTTTCTACCGCAAAGCGTGGTCGAGGATGCCCTTGTCTTTGCTGAGGAGGACCAGGGGGTGATGGTGGCGAGCATCGGATGCCAGACGGTGCGGGAGTGGCAGGCGGCGATGATCCGCGGGCGGCTTGAGCAGGTGGCGGGGGCATGCGCGGGGCGCGTCGCGCTCTCGCTGGCGGGGGTCACCGGGGTGGGCTCGGCGTTCGTGCGGGACCTCATCAGGCTGACGGATCACTGCAGCACCCTCGGGGGGAGACTGGTTCTGTACTCGCTCTCGAGCGAGGTGCAGGCCCTGTTCAAGACCGCGGGGTTTGATCAGAAGTTGCACATGGCCCAGACGCGCGAGGAGGCGATCAGCGCCGTGACGAGCGGCGCCCGCCGGCGCGGGTTCTTCGGGAGATTGATGGGGCGTCACGCCGCGTGA
- a CDS encoding Rne/Rng family ribonuclease, giving the protein MAKCEMVINYVPGDECRVAVLEDGVLEEFHLERADAVSHVGNIYLGTVVNVEPAIQAAFVDFGLDSSGFLHVSDLHPRYFPGEDSETTEMVGKKTPRRERPPIQQCLRRGQEIAVQVLKEGVGTKGPTVTSYLSIPGRFLVMMPLMDKVGVSRKVEDEDTRRQMREILDQLDLPEGFGFILRTAGLERTKAELKRDLAYLLRLWRDMEKRWKQGARPRLLYSESDLLVRALRDMLSGEIDRIIIDNEAALNRAARFLKIVAPRSAANLVHYTGKTPVFHAMGVEPQIHTIHSREVPLKSGGRLVIDETEALVAIDVNSGKSREARDAETNAYETNLEAVDEICRQLRLRDVGGIIVNDLIDMRSAKHRRDVETRMKDNLKKDRARTTLAPISPFGILEMTRQRMRGSQESQHFADCPVCRGRGLVQKPDSVADDAIRELATVLQNSRVHRVEMVVAPRLAGELLSDKRHTLSRLERTAGKNVHVRVSEAIPVDRISFYAYDDRGADIDVARLPAPKANTEDLVPFVDTTQPGQDWAVDTEEEAKAVAASEAAEEPAAPEDTGPDFLSSDDSDSTDDITNPAELAGSPASKRRRRRRGRGGRDRAQDSEGQGRGEAQEQGSGQRRSGRSSNGDDRRSRPDADAPSRSSRGEEGEQPPAHADAAGESAPESDGEGGRRRRRRRRRRGGRGRGEQGGAENGQPAEGEATEAAPEASPDSSVHAHARGGTYEILGTPEGGAESEPPAAEPGGDDPESAEHPDTAEGGAPGEQGEGAGRRRRRRRRRGRGGRGGGGSGEGEGNGGGGNAGGQGEAPRPRQQQQQRREPDRPPAPPASAPPKPALPRTLYAFRRKLSPSERARIKPE; this is encoded by the coding sequence ATGGCCAAGTGTGAGATGGTGATTAACTACGTGCCCGGCGACGAGTGCCGGGTCGCGGTTCTTGAAGACGGCGTGCTGGAAGAGTTCCACCTGGAGCGCGCCGACGCGGTGAGCCACGTCGGCAACATCTATCTGGGCACGGTGGTGAACGTCGAGCCGGCGATCCAGGCGGCGTTCGTCGACTTCGGGCTCGACTCGTCGGGGTTCCTGCACGTCTCGGACCTGCACCCCCGCTACTTCCCCGGCGAGGACTCCGAGACGACCGAGATGGTCGGCAAGAAGACGCCGCGGCGCGAACGCCCGCCGATCCAGCAGTGCCTCCGGCGCGGGCAGGAGATCGCGGTGCAGGTGCTGAAGGAGGGCGTCGGCACCAAGGGCCCGACGGTCACCTCGTACCTCTCGATCCCCGGCCGCTTCCTGGTGATGATGCCCCTGATGGACAAGGTGGGGGTGTCGCGGAAGGTCGAGGACGAGGACACGCGCCGCCAGATGCGGGAGATCCTTGACCAGCTCGACCTTCCCGAGGGCTTCGGCTTCATCCTCCGCACCGCCGGCCTGGAACGGACCAAGGCGGAACTCAAGCGGGACCTGGCCTACCTGCTGCGCCTGTGGCGGGACATGGAGAAACGCTGGAAGCAGGGCGCCCGGCCCCGCCTGCTCTACAGCGAGTCGGACCTGCTCGTCCGCGCCCTGCGCGACATGCTCTCCGGGGAGATCGACCGGATCATCATCGACAACGAGGCCGCGCTGAACCGCGCGGCGAGGTTCCTCAAGATCGTCGCCCCCCGGTCCGCCGCCAACCTGGTGCACTACACCGGCAAGACCCCGGTCTTCCACGCCATGGGCGTCGAGCCGCAGATCCACACGATCCACTCGCGCGAGGTGCCCCTCAAATCCGGCGGCCGGCTCGTGATCGACGAGACCGAGGCTCTGGTCGCGATCGACGTGAACTCGGGCAAGTCGCGCGAGGCCCGCGACGCCGAGACGAACGCCTACGAGACCAACCTCGAGGCGGTCGACGAGATCTGCCGCCAGCTCCGCCTGCGCGACGTCGGCGGCATCATCGTCAACGACCTCATCGATATGCGATCGGCCAAGCACCGGCGCGACGTCGAGACGCGGATGAAGGACAACCTCAAGAAGGACCGCGCCCGCACCACCCTCGCGCCCATCTCCCCGTTCGGGATCCTGGAGATGACGCGCCAGCGGATGCGCGGCAGCCAGGAGAGCCAGCACTTTGCCGACTGCCCCGTCTGCCGCGGGCGGGGCCTGGTGCAGAAGCCCGACTCGGTCGCCGACGATGCGATCCGCGAACTGGCGACCGTGCTGCAGAACAGCCGCGTGCACCGCGTCGAGATGGTCGTCGCCCCGCGTCTGGCGGGCGAACTGCTCTCCGACAAGCGGCACACGCTCTCGCGCCTGGAACGCACCGCGGGGAAGAACGTGCACGTGCGGGTCTCCGAGGCGATCCCGGTCGACCGCATCTCGTTCTACGCCTACGACGACCGCGGCGCGGACATCGATGTCGCCCGCCTGCCGGCGCCCAAGGCCAACACCGAGGATCTCGTTCCGTTTGTCGACACCACCCAGCCCGGCCAGGACTGGGCCGTGGACACCGAGGAGGAGGCCAAGGCGGTCGCGGCGAGCGAGGCCGCCGAGGAGCCCGCAGCGCCGGAGGACACCGGCCCGGACTTCCTCTCCTCCGACGACTCCGACAGCACCGACGACATCACCAACCCTGCCGAACTGGCCGGCTCCCCCGCGAGCAAGCGACGCCGACGACGACGCGGGCGCGGCGGCCGCGACCGCGCTCAGGACTCCGAAGGCCAGGGTCGGGGAGAGGCGCAGGAGCAGGGCAGCGGCCAGCGACGCTCGGGCCGTTCTTCCAACGGCGACGACCGGCGATCCCGGCCGGATGCCGACGCGCCCTCACGATCCTCCCGCGGCGAAGAGGGCGAGCAGCCTCCCGCACACGCCGACGCCGCGGGTGAATCCGCTCCCGAAAGCGATGGCGAGGGTGGGCGGCGCCGACGACGCCGGCGCCGACGACGCGGCGGGCGCGGCCGCGGCGAACAGGGCGGCGCCGAGAACGGCCAGCCGGCCGAGGGCGAGGCCACCGAAGCAGCGCCGGAGGCCTCGCCGGATTCCAGCGTTCACGCGCACGCCCGCGGCGGAACCTATGAGATCCTGGGCACACCAGAGGGCGGCGCGGAGAGTGAGCCACCAGCAGCCGAGCCCGGCGGCGACGATCCCGAATCCGCCGAGCACCCCGACACGGCCGAGGGCGGCGCCCCCGGCGAGCAAGGAGAAGGCGCCGGGCGGCGGCGGCGGCGGCGGCGCCGACGCGGCCGCGGCGGTCGTGGCGGCGGCGGATCGGGCGAGGGTGAAGGAAACGGCGGCGGCGGGAATGCCGGCGGCCAGGGCGAGGCCCCGAGGCCGCGCCAGCAGCAACAGCAGCGCCGCGAACCGGATCGCCCGCCAGCGCCCCCGGCCTCGGCGCCGCCCAAGCCGGCCCTGCCGCGCACGCTCTATGCCTTCCGCCGCAAGCTCTCCCCGAGCGAACGGGCCAGGATCAAGCCGGAGTGA
- a CDS encoding ferrous iron transport protein A has translation MILDPSATANSDKASPAAGCCGNPAACTGQADARPVRRQAPLASLTPGQTGTICECALSDDDASMLRAMGLGIAARIRLCRAGQPCIVALGCVCREHAADGEGGTLRDLWGGGRIGLARPLAERIIVLLDA, from the coding sequence TTGATTCTCGACCCCTCGGCGACCGCAAACTCGGACAAAGCCAGCCCCGCCGCCGGCTGCTGCGGGAATCCCGCCGCGTGCACTGGCCAGGCTGACGCGCGGCCCGTTCGTCGGCAGGCCCCGCTGGCCTCGCTCACGCCGGGGCAGACGGGCACGATTTGCGAGTGCGCCTTGAGCGATGACGACGCCTCGATGCTCCGCGCGATGGGCCTGGGGATCGCCGCCCGCATCCGGCTCTGCCGCGCCGGGCAGCCGTGCATTGTCGCCCTCGGCTGCGTTTGCCGCGAGCACGCGGCGGACGGCGAGGGAGGAACCCTCCGCGACCTGTGGGGGGGAGGCCGGATTGGCCTGGCCCGCCCGCTGGCCGAGCGGATCATCGTGCTCCTCGATGCCTGA
- the rho gene encoding transcription termination factor Rho (An RNA-DNA helicase that actively releases nascent mRNAs from paused transcription complexes), with the protein MRMHLNDTNSVVTLSGILEWPVRAEGRVRQLNGSRVVTRDDDPFVPLVWGERYKLRDGLRVKVEVAVRRSRRRRRGRNRGQQGPPRPVVEQFIEIEGMAPGEFSSCKAFGDLTSIDPQPRLTLEYPGCPPSCRLIDLFCPIGRGQRGLIVSPPKAGKTTLLKDIATAILRNHHDVEVVLLLVDERPEEVTDFRRTFDEVLASTSAASAGGDDPPGLTATVAPSRCQVVASSNDNDVEQHIAIATTTIDRCKRAVEAGRHVVMMLDSLTRLGRAFNRSRRHASSGRTMSGGIDSRALEVPKQIFGAARNTEEAGSLTIIASCLVDTGSQGDQLIFEEFKGTGNMELILDRKISERRLFPAINLAASGTRKENLLMEETELKTVSALRRRLMAMPPPMQVEQLLAALQRFPTNAALVGSAG; encoded by the coding sequence GTGCGCATGCATCTGAACGACACGAACAGCGTGGTGACGTTGTCGGGCATCCTGGAGTGGCCGGTGCGCGCCGAGGGCCGAGTGCGGCAACTCAACGGGTCCCGGGTGGTCACGCGCGACGACGACCCCTTCGTTCCGCTGGTCTGGGGCGAGCGGTACAAGCTCCGCGACGGTCTGCGGGTGAAGGTCGAGGTCGCGGTGCGACGATCGCGCCGCCGCCGGCGCGGCCGCAACCGCGGGCAGCAGGGCCCGCCCCGACCCGTCGTTGAGCAGTTCATCGAGATCGAGGGGATGGCCCCCGGCGAGTTCTCCTCCTGCAAGGCGTTCGGCGACCTGACCTCGATCGATCCTCAGCCCCGCCTCACCCTTGAGTACCCCGGCTGCCCGCCCTCCTGCCGGCTCATCGACCTGTTCTGCCCCATTGGCCGCGGCCAGCGCGGGCTCATCGTCTCGCCCCCCAAGGCGGGCAAGACGACGCTGCTCAAGGACATCGCGACCGCGATCCTGCGGAACCACCACGACGTCGAGGTCGTGCTGCTGCTGGTGGACGAGCGACCGGAGGAGGTCACCGACTTCCGGCGGACGTTCGACGAAGTGCTGGCGTCCACCTCCGCCGCGTCGGCCGGCGGCGACGATCCGCCGGGTCTGACGGCGACGGTCGCCCCGTCGCGCTGCCAGGTGGTCGCCTCGAGCAACGACAACGATGTCGAGCAGCACATCGCCATCGCGACCACCACGATCGACCGCTGCAAGCGGGCGGTCGAGGCGGGGCGCCACGTGGTGATGATGCTCGACTCGCTCACGCGGCTGGGCCGGGCGTTCAACCGCTCGCGCCGTCATGCCTCCAGCGGCCGAACCATGTCGGGCGGCATCGATTCCCGAGCCCTCGAAGTCCCCAAGCAGATCTTCGGCGCCGCCCGCAATACCGAGGAGGCCGGCAGCCTGACGATCATCGCCTCGTGCCTGGTCGACACCGGCTCGCAGGGCGACCAGTTGATTTTCGAGGAGTTCAAGGGCACGGGCAACATGGAGCTGATCCTCGACCGCAAGATCTCCGAGCGGCGCCTCTTCCCGGCGATCAACCTCGCCGCCAGCGGCACCCGCAAGGAGAACCTGCTGATGGAGGAGACGGAACTCAAGACCGTCTCCGCCCTGCGGCGCCGCCTGATGGCCATGCCGCCGCCGATGCAGGTCGAGCAGCTCCTCGCCGCGCTCCAGCGGTTCCCCACCAATGCCGCCCTCGTCGGCTCTGCCGGCTGA